CCACTCGTGTTTTGGCGTCCCAAGACGCTTTGGCTGCGAAGCATATGCGGTAGCATAAGCTTGATCTGTTCGTTCTACGCGTTCAAACATCTACCGGCTTCCGACGTCATCGCCATTACGAACACGTTTCCCGTTTGGGTCGCGATTCTCTCTTGGCCGCTGCTCGGCGAGCGACCGAGCAGGGAGGTGTGGCTCGCCGTGATATGCGCCGTCTTAGGGTCGTTGCTGATCAATCAACCGCATCTTCAAACCGATCTCGCAACCGACGAACAAGGTGCCGGCCAGATCCGACTTGGAGCGTTTCGAATCGACGAACGTTTCCTTGGCGGCATCGCCGCGGCGATCAGTTCCGTGCTAAGCGCGGTCGTGGTCATCGGGCTCAACCTGCTGCACAAGATTCCTTCGCAAGCGATCGTTGTTCATTTCTCTTTGGTCGCTACGGTCTTCTGCTTGGCCGCCGCGCCGTGGCAATCGTCGTTCGCCGGCTCCCTAGCCGCGCTGCGATTGCCGACGCTGCTGCTTCTTACCGCGTTAGGGCTATGCGCCACCATCGGACAAATCTTCCTTACGAAAGCTTTTGCAGCCGGACCGGCGTCGAAAGTCGCCGTCGTGGCGCTGAGCCAAGTCGTGTTTTGCTATCTCTTCGAGCTCTCGTTTCTCGGCCGCGCCTTCCAATGGCTCTCGCTCTGCGGCATGATATTGATTATCGGACCCACGGCCTTGATGCTCTGGCGGCGAAAGTCGCGCGCGGCGCGAGCCGCCGCCGTCATTCCGGCCGAGGGTCTTGAATAAACATCTCTTTCCCGCTCGGGCCTTTCGTATGGATTCGCTGCAAGGACAACTCCTCGTCGCCTCGCCCGACCTGCGCGATCCGAATTTCTTTCACTCCGTCGTGCTGCTCGTCCGCCATAGTATCGATGGCGCGCTCGGTCTGGTGTTGAATCGACCGCTCGACGTTCGGTTGCAGCAAGTCTGGCATCAAGTGAGTGAAACGCCTTGCGAACGCGACGACCGAATCTTCCTCGGCGGCCCCTGCGAAGGCCCGCTGATGGCGCTTCATGAAGACCCGACCCTCGGCGATGCCGAGGCCGGCTCGGGCCTGTTCTTCTCGACCGACCGCGAGTACCTCGAACAACTCGCCAACGATCTCAAGCGCCGCGTCCGCTTCTTCGCAGGCTACGCCGGTTGGGGCGCGAACCAACTCGAAGCGGAACTCACCGAGCGATCGTGGATCCCGCTCGCGGTGAAACCGGCGCACATCTTCGAAGCCGAAGACGAACTCTGGGCCCGCGCGATGCGCGACGTAAGCGGCCGAAAAGTGCTCGACATCCTCGGCATCCGCGATGTGCCGCCGGATTTACGGGTGAATTGAGCTTCTCTGTCGTTGCCCCGCGCACTTCGGCGCCGCGATGGCGATTCAAGCTTCTGAAGAAGCTCCGTATGCTCGATATGCAAACTTCCGGATATGGCTCCGACACTTGCAGCACGCTTACGATGATTCGGCCGAGCCGCATGGTCGGGAATCACTTCACGTTAACGATGCATGCATCAAGCAGCTATTTCGCGTTCGACTGACCTATATACTTCTGATATTCGGCTTCGTTTCGTTTCCAAATCCAAGCGCCGAAGAAGTAGCCCCCGATCGGAAAGAGCAACAACCCGATCGGAATGTGGGTCCGCAGCAAACCCCATCCTTGAATGGCGCTCATCGCCACGGCCCAAGATAGTCCGGTGATGGGTCCCCACATCAACACGCCGAAGATCCAAATAAATCGGCTCCGCCCCTTGGCCTG
This Planctomycetia bacterium DNA region includes the following protein-coding sequences:
- a CDS encoding DMT family transporter; protein product: MKPYVWMLIGAVAFASMSELAHALSDDCSWLLVAFARSSLALVFTTVIARSQKTPLVFWRPKTLWLRSICGSISLICSFYAFKHLPASDVIAITNTFPVWVAILSWPLLGERPSREVWLAVICAVLGSLLINQPHLQTDLATDEQGAGQIRLGAFRIDERFLGGIAAAISSVLSAVVVIGLNLLHKIPSQAIVVHFSLVATVFCLAAAPWQSSFAGSLAALRLPTLLLLTALGLCATIGQIFLTKAFAAGPASKVAVVALSQVVFCYLFELSFLGRAFQWLSLCGMILIIGPTALMLWRRKSRAARAAAVIPAEGLE
- a CDS encoding YqgE/AlgH family protein codes for the protein MDSLQGQLLVASPDLRDPNFFHSVVLLVRHSIDGALGLVLNRPLDVRLQQVWHQVSETPCERDDRIFLGGPCEGPLMALHEDPTLGDAEAGSGLFFSTDREYLEQLANDLKRRVRFFAGYAGWGANQLEAELTERSWIPLAVKPAHIFEAEDELWARAMRDVSGRKVLDILGIRDVPPDLRVN